From a single Nicotiana tabacum cultivar K326 chromosome 8, ASM71507v2, whole genome shotgun sequence genomic region:
- the LOC107794461 gene encoding transcription factor TCP4 gives MGTSSRFGLRNTGGEIVEVQGGHIIRSIGRKDRHSKVCTAKGPRDRRVRLSAHTAIQFYDVQDRLGYDRPSKAVDWLIKKAQAAIDELEELPPWKPTTGPITNSANLDQEKKEQKENFSTQQNAVNVSIGGSSNKREMIMLGNESEARVLHQTNSGNSSGDNGNASFLPQSLDSDTIADTIKSFFPVGGSNESSSSSAMQFQSFQEHNLLSRTSNHSQDLRLSLQSFQDPILLHHQNQQAHHTEQEQTHFQASNFFNGSTQLGFDASGWSLSEHQQQPVELGRVQRLAAARAGRDSTGLALCGGAVAGAAGGYLFNSPPAPPLLQQLFGQNQFFSQRGPLQSSYSPSIRAWIDPSAIAIATADPIHHHQAVLPMYSTSISGIGFASELGGFSGFRIPARIQGEIEEHDGISDKPSSASSDSRH, from the coding sequence ATGGGAACATCATCAAGATTTGGATTGAGGAATACTGGTGGAGAGATTGTTGAAGTTCAAGGTGGACATATTATAAGGTCTATAGGGAGAAAAGACAGACACAGCAAAGTCTGCACAGCTAAAGGACCAAGAGACCGACGTGTACGCCTCTCTGCTCATACTGCTATTCAGTTCTATGATGTTCAAGATCGACTTGGCTATGACCGTCCCAGTAAAGCTGTTGATTGGCTCATTAAAAAGGCTCAAGCAGCCATTGATGAGTTAGAAGAATTGCCACCCTGGAAACCAACCACTGGTCCTATAACAAATAGTGCTAATCTTGATCAAGAAAAGAAGGAGCAAAAAGAGAACTTTAGCACCCAACAAAATGCTGTTAATGTTAGTATTGGTGGGTCTTCAAATAAAAGGGAAATGATAATGCTGGGAAATGAAAGTGAGGCTAGAGTTTTACACCAAACCAATAGTGGTAACTCAAGTGGTGACAATGGAAATGCAAGCTTTTTGCCTCAATCTTTAGATTCTGATACTATTGCTGACACTATTAAGTCTTTTTTCCCTGTGGGTGGTTCAAATGAAAGCAGTTCTTCTTCAGCTATGCAGTTCCAGAGCTTTCAAGAACACAATTTACTGTCAAGAACCAGTAACCACAGTCAAGATTTGAGGCTCTCATTACAATCTTTTCAagatcctattttgcttcatcaCCAAAACCAGCAAGCTCACCATACAGAACAAGAACAGACTCATTTTCAAGCATCAAATTTCTTTAATGGAAGTACCCAACTTGGGTTTGATGCTTCAGGCTGGTCTCTGTCTGAGCATCAGCAGCAGCCAGTAGAACTCGGTCGAGTGCAGAGACTGGCTGCTGCACGTGCCGGTAGAGACTCCACAGGCCTCGCTCTTTGTGGTGGGGCAGTTGCAGGAGCTGCAGGCGGGTACTTGTTTAACTCGCCTCCTGCCCCGCCACTGCTACAACAGTTGTTCGGCCAAAATCAGTTTTTTTCTCAGAGGGGACCCCTTCAGTCCAGTTACTCACCTTCGATTCGTGCATGGATAGACCCATCAGCGATTGCTATTGCTACAGCTGATCCGATTCATCACCATCAAGCTGTGCTACCTATGTATTCAACATCAATATCTGGTATTGGATTTGCCTCAGAGTTAGGCGGATTCTCTGGCTTTCGCATTCCTGCACGAATCCAAGGTGAAATTGAGGAGCACGATGGCATTTCCGACAAGCCATCCTCTGCTTCCTCTGATTCTCGCCATTGA